A window of Picosynechococcus sp. PCC 7002 contains these coding sequences:
- a CDS encoding type II toxin-antitoxin system Phd/YefM family antitoxin translates to MEITLKQLSPDFQRLITEMGQSNESIIITDEGTPLAILSPTPQKKRAAFGCMKETIQILDDIVAPAVPESAWEVLQ, encoded by the coding sequence ATGGAAATTACCTTAAAGCAGCTATCCCCTGATTTTCAGCGGCTTATTACTGAGATGGGACAAAGCAATGAGTCGATCATCATCACCGATGAGGGAACCCCACTCGCAATCCTTTCACCTACGCCACAGAAAAAACGGGCGGCTTTTGGCTGCATGAAAGAAACGATTCAAATTCTTGATGATATTGTTGCCCCGGCTGTCCCTGAGTCGGCTTGGGAAGTCTTGCAATGA
- a CDS encoding DUF2283 domain-containing protein, translating into MNSIKYDPETDAAYLRIQDGNYIESEEISDGVILDYDENDNVIAVEFLGVSTLSPSHWQKLQSQLPAIAYGQLQAFFANPIHA; encoded by the coding sequence ATGAACAGCATTAAGTATGACCCTGAAACGGATGCAGCCTATCTCAGGATTCAGGATGGAAATTATATTGAGTCCGAAGAAATTAGCGATGGGGTGATTCTCGATTATGACGAAAATGACAATGTGATCGCAGTAGAGTTTTTAGGGGTCAGTACCCTAAGCCCTAGCCATTGGCAAAAATTACAGTCTCAATTGCCCGCGATCGCCTATGGTCAACTACAAGCTTTTTTTGCAAATCCGATTCACGCCTGA
- a CDS encoding DUF4258 domain-containing protein has translation MIDPLDGYVLSIHTQEVLQRKDRQKIKPEWIQRTIDNPDYSDRDNRTNAVRAWKRIPEYGDRALRVVYNPDKQPPVIVTVFFDRSFKG, from the coding sequence ATGATTGATCCCCTTGATGGATATGTTTTGTCGATTCATACCCAGGAAGTTTTACAGAGAAAAGATCGCCAAAAAATCAAGCCAGAATGGATTCAGAGAACCATAGATAACCCAGACTATAGCGACCGGGATAATCGAACCAACGCTGTCAGGGCATGGAAACGGATCCCGGAATATGGCGATCGCGCCTTGAGGGTGGTTTACAATCCAGATAAGCAACCCCCTGTGATCGTCACAGTCTTTTTCGATAGGAGCTTTAAGGGATGA
- a CDS encoding recombinase family protein, whose product MKAIGYIRVSTEEQATQGVSLDAQKAKLEAYAGLYDIELVDIVIDAGQSAKSLERPGLQKALGMLDSGEVEAMVIVKLDRLTRSVKDLDWLLENYFADKFSLMSVSEQVDTRTASGRLVLNVLMSVAQWERETIGERTSAALQHKKSQGEHIGGVGFGYKVTGKKLTKTKEHKTVEAIQRLRSEGKTLQAIANHLNSEGIKTQRGGRWYPMTVSNIIKREERLTA is encoded by the coding sequence ATGAAAGCCATCGGATACATCAGAGTCTCAACAGAAGAACAAGCCACGCAGGGCGTTTCCCTAGATGCCCAAAAAGCCAAGCTAGAGGCATACGCGGGCCTCTATGACATTGAACTGGTAGACATCGTCATTGACGCGGGCCAGTCTGCAAAAAGCCTAGAACGCCCCGGTCTACAGAAAGCCCTTGGGATGCTCGACAGTGGAGAAGTGGAGGCCATGGTGATTGTTAAGCTCGACAGACTCACCCGTTCCGTTAAGGATTTGGATTGGCTTCTGGAAAACTACTTTGCTGATAAATTCTCCCTAATGTCAGTCAGTGAACAAGTGGACACCCGTACCGCTTCAGGCCGCTTAGTTCTCAATGTCTTGATGAGTGTGGCCCAATGGGAGAGAGAAACCATCGGAGAGCGTACCAGTGCAGCCTTACAGCATAAGAAGTCCCAAGGCGAGCATATCGGGGGCGTAGGTTTTGGCTACAAAGTCACTGGGAAAAAACTCACCAAAACCAAAGAGCATAAGACAGTCGAGGCTATCCAGCGGTTACGGAGTGAAGGCAAAACCCTACAGGCGATCGCCAATCATCTGAATTCTGAGGGCATTAAAACCCAGCGGGGCGGGCGGTGGTACCCCATGACAGTGAGCAACATCATCAAAAGAGAAGAGAGACTGACGGCATGA